A window of the Penaeus vannamei isolate JL-2024 chromosome 19, ASM4276789v1, whole genome shotgun sequence genome harbors these coding sequences:
- the LOC113813010 gene encoding serine/arginine repetitive matrix protein 2 isoform X3 → MDIPLPEEIPLPGVVPGNMPNMSRAPPHPRGPGLLSTPTRPPPHIILPPGPPPDLSVPPPNFSVPPPFMSTPPPRLPRPSNVTPKKLGEAAGKGERYSPSRVTVDDEEKDSSPATTTSTSTAVTSSPASDSSGTSKIGVKTNLPKLLGKDAAKKRLLAFSGKGLKVSSFSLSKTVKPAVKSALGEEDDTGDKKDKKAAVQVKKKKKEKVSSIEQIRDEESRLREALGLKNVLFNPYGPGLGTIARLLDNPEGLKRFEDKGKTAKIKLEEYEARQSEKQKDREKALGSRRKEKEKSSDNDKEKGRGKDGDREKDKAKGRDSDREKDKVKGKEGDRDKEPDKDRKSEQKSDSGKEDKSETGNQKEEVKKRPKRVPKTWNEFKSENFDFDLLRQVRREQLRRRSRSRSRDRDRRRWSRSTSRDRGRGGKHQEKGPFLEEPKMLYTLRAKGLNGIDKEYQGQMVQYTVTKPSLSYCINPYRFKTHFLSRLEIKRRESPDTWEIFESFWEMESQFESETVSHEDELSRAWYPKSWELEVQEKVKETVEEQVQEVAIAATKSRWDSDNEEGEEAQPALEWKENVEDKVLESNTTALCGDKDESLSSEVCGADEVGEQVQDSSAMPFSVGLNEEYEAFMQMLDGNAVSKGDGKVEDKLPVAEIKVEEGIESTTEVKEKIKARSKEEVPVEPSFGNQTNTGIKQEVLSEVDLDSDEKHDKSSDEEEDTKKTAEEMKRKERMERKMKKKMKKAKRKQKKAEKKAKKKAKKEMKRKERDREREMDERRGNSDSDTGSEEMLDTPKKEKREKRSESRELSRERETDRGHLSEVKRNEKREGTHDQKIIKGAGVRESAEKDRSSEKERETEKDKYDSKGVRDSEESDSDTKEWERKEEQETEKAHRWLEKRTHYDGGKDHKKREIKGEEVLESGDRKFERTYKDSLSDTKTKGKVPTFEDSEDSPTYTPPRRDSSDESEDEPANRRGHDSDRSVSPDDWKRKDEPPSPLSSEASVDSLDRKSRRRFKSKGHRKRGKSWVEEELNSDTNQSWRSQDSSSPEYYSSKLSEKDSRKADSAKYVPSDTSGYCDLSRSSSPVSEPDLAKTSTAESSEDDNDDYKSDKLYEKRVDTSEVISFSLDDIPYPPAGCPPSKNEESQNRVRRESERYSPSNMSMSPSPSSSSPSPNQSPARSLSSSPALQIPLPPTSVQNIPIPPLPGSLPKGPPLPLPDLKKIPIPPSGIPLPSVKPPVPQARTVPSSQQASHVPVGPPLVPKGQVPLPIPPPMPQNTTSSMGSVHTRLPATQSVAPPSKLPFTPGGPTLLTPARVPMSVPPPSILPLSVPPPTPLSVPPPTGVLPPLPLPKESLPDKSKVTSRPSSQDQAIPPVALLSPTSVPLPSSALNLDNEYSQKKAIEEASTLKSSKNESDDTTGLVSTQWVEKNCELEALEDDNSKDMSKNSRSIPITFRLGGSKQGSLKRLQKGPLLPEFIHEEEEEGLRGKLVDEEDEDQSSEVAETTSDVFDAHKVMPASSRSWEPSKDEMHEAKSLKEESPQNVSVSKGRTRRSRSRSPRRIRSSQRSRSPQRRRSPSRSSSVQRDRSPMRGHSRERSKSPRIGRTPLKNRSPRRSRTPLRSRSPQRSKSPKRSRSPRRSRDSRSRSWSPRKLGNRRSPDRKRKMSPEFKRQRTSPERNKRMESFSPRRSVRPNREAKSPVRVLGPRQSRERRSPKRYRSPSPSPIREDRIGSHFASPDSRHSRSPEKRIPTVHHGPRTPERSEKIESVRSPQHGYQSDLGRERTAKRTLERSQSPELHDERRAYAQGRLGRQDYRASCSPDSRSPDGRIAHHHSPVRRSPSWSPVRQHGQSPSWRSPTRQRAQSPGWRSPHYRSPERRPHYSPGRDQHSPVHRWSPHRSPGRSPRRSPHHRGSPGSPLWRSPIRRSPGSRSPMRRSPIRRSSPRRSPLRRSPMRRSPLRRSPHRRSPGCRSPLRRSPLQRSPLRRSPRRSPRRSPRRSPRRSPIRRSPRHSPRRSPRRSMSPSVDNGDYEHHDRGWNDWEWSRDREREHSQDREHNHDESERWVGRPLSPRCKPEPEVYYSQHTRNISRNEDTIKIDADSTISDSELTGRREQLGRMTRESSPSTSPRDSPRRLSLDERLQQEHGLDVEEERQKRLQQQQQQQQPARHLYNWGYQAHPVQVGNMLQVLPQDPSATPTPSSMIVQTGNVIQVVPAENMQMLGAEMVPGIPVSNGGMMSSVVQVVAGGVVGMSGSSPAPVPPPTSSSTTSILASPADSSPAKSRSGLMSSVSSAIPMPVPSSIPSPVATQGSTTATVNSPAAVASGALSGPAPALMSLSPSAHTAGLPVAHLISLIQQQMSGITDTVIDPEVAAAEKEKAKQERRERKEKRRREREARREARQRERDRQRERDLAQQEELEKQLSDTEDEVLIREAMSEVPVIGSPVPEYEVLGDDDDEEDEDDESGERKKRRLLPVPLPPAEKGILMSPSYRYRVDYRPKAVKFADGILPGEGTSPSGGEEIHSPPPPTAKATKTKEKKLRKKRKVKVKIIKQYNVNDDDNDSPPPPPPGSPPPLAAIKLYPGYTHYSYTAPGTAVIYTQQPQQAYAYTSGQQGAVAVPGGMVLQSGTGTQPQAAISGLSGVSQGVLRYPGYVYTTVYSAGQQLQYVLPTPLTSQSAVSTQKIAKK, encoded by the exons ATGGACATTCCTCTGCCAGAAGAGATCCCCTTGCCAGGGGTTGTTCCTGGGAATATGCCAAACATGAGCCGTGCCCCCCCACACCCCAGAGGCCCTGGTCTCCTCTCCACACCGACTCGGCCACCTCCCCACATTATCCTCCCCCCAGGACCTCCACCTGACTTGTCGGTTCCTCCTCCGAACTTTAGTGTGCCTCCCCCATTCATGTCAACACCTCCGCCACGCCTTCCCAGGCCTTCTAATGTGACTCCAAAGAAGTTGGGGGAAGCTGCAGGCAAAGGAGAAAG ATACTCACCAAGTAGAGTAACagttgatgatgaagagaaagatagttCACCTGCAACCACCACATCTACCAGCACAGCTGTGACATCATCACCAGCGTCTGATTCCTCAGGGACATCAAAGATAGGAGTCAAGACAAATTTACCCAAATTATTAGGGAAGGATGCAGCCAAAAAAAGACTTCTTGCATTCTCAGGAAAGGGACTGAAAGTCTCCTCATTTTCGCTATCAAAAACAGTCAAGCCAGCCGTTAAGTCTGCTCTAGGGGAAGAAGATGATACAGGAgacaagaaggataagaaagctgcagtacaagtgaagaaaaagaagaaggaaaaagtgtcTAGTATTGAGCAAATTAGGGATGAGGAATCAAGACTCCGAGAAGCTCTAGGGCTGAAAAATGTGTTATTCAATCCATATGGGCCTGGTTTGGGCACCATAGCTAGGCTGTTAGACAATCCTGAAGGGTTGAAAAGGTTTGAGGATAAAGGCAAAACAGCGAAGATCAAACTGGAAGAATACGAAGCCAGGCAAAGTGaaaagcagaaagacagagagaaagcactgggaagtagaagaaaagaaaaagagaagtcttcagacaatgataaagagaaagggagaggcaaagatggagaccgagagaaagacaaGGCAAAGGGGAGAGACAGTGATAGGGAAAAGGACAAAGTGAAGGGTAAAGAAGGGGATCGGGACAAAGAACCAGACAAGGATAGGAAATCGGAACAAAAGTCTGACAGTGGCAAAGAGGACAAGTCAGAGACTGGAAATcagaaggaggaagtaaagaaaagacCTAAAAGAGTGCCAAAGACATGGAATGAATTCAAATCTGAGAACTTTGACTTTGACCTCCTGAGACAAGTCAGAAGGGAACAGCTTAGGAGACGAAGCAGATCCAGGAGTCGAGACAGggacaggaggaggtggagtcgTAGCACCAGccgagatagaggtagaggtggcAAACATCAAGAGAAAGGGCCATTCTTAGAGGAACCAAAAATGTTATATACACTAAGGGCCAAAGGTTTGAATGGGATAGATAAAGAGTACCAAGGCCAGATGGTACAGTACACTGTAACTAAACCATCTCTTTCTTATTGCATCAATCCTTATAGATTCAAAACACATTTTCTTAGTCGGTTAGAAATCAAGAGAAGAGAATCACCTGACACTTGGGAGATCTTTGAGAGTTTTTGGGAAATGGAATCACAGTTTGAAAGCGAAACTGTATCACATGAAGATGAACTGTCCCGGGCCTGGTATCCTAAGTCCTGGGAGTTAGAGGTTCAAGAGAAAGTCAAAGAAACTGTTGAGGAACAAGTACAAGAAGTTGCAATAGCTGCCACAAAGTCTCGCTGGGACTCAgacaatgaggaaggagaggaagctcAGCCTGCTctagaatggaaagaaaatgtgGAAGATAAGGTCTTGGAGTCTAATACAACTGCTCTCTGTGGAGACAAAGATGAGAGTTTGTCATCTGAAGTGTGTGGTGCTGATGAAGTAGGGGAGCAGGTACAAGACTCGTCTGCAATGCCTTTCTCAGTCGGGCTGAATGAAGAATATGAAGCTTTCATGCAGATGTTGGATGGAAATGCTGTGTCCAAAGGGGATGGCAAAGTGGAAGATAAACTTCCTGTAGCTGAAATCAAGGTTGAGGAAGGCATTGAATCAACAACTGAGGTCAAGGAAAAAATCAAGGCCAGGTCCAAGGAAGAAGTACCAGTAGAACCCAGTTTTGGTAATCAAACAAATACAGGAATAAAACAGGAAGTTTTGTCAGAAGTGGATTTAGATTCTGATGAAAAACATGATAAGAGTtcagatgaggaagaggataccAAGAAGACAgcagaggaaatgaaaaggaaagaaagaatggagagaaagatgaagaagaaaatgaagaaggctaagaggaaacagaaaaaggcagagaagaaagcaaagaaaaaagcaaagaaggaaatgaaaagaaaagagagagacagggaaagagaaatggatgaaagaaggggaaacagTGACTCAGATACTGGAAGTGAAGAGATGCTTGATAcaccaaaaaaagagaagagagaaaagagaagtgagtCTAGGGAgctaagcagagagagagagacagacagaggacatTTGAGTGAggtaaaaagaaatgagaagagagaaggaactcATGATCAGAAAATAATAAAGGGAGCAGGTGTTCGAGAGAgtgcagagaaagatagaagtagtgagaaagagagagagacggaaaaagataAGTATGACTCTAAGGGTGTAAGAGATAGTGAAGAAAGTGATAGTGATacaaaggaatgggagagaaaggaggaacaagaaactGAAAAGGCTCATAGATGGCTTGAGAAAAGGACGCATTATGATGGAGGTAAAGAtcacaagaaaagagaaataaagggtgAAGAGGTGCTTGAATCTGGAGACAGAAAGTTTGAGAGAACCTACAAAGATTCCCTAAGTGACACTAAAACAAAAGGGAAAGTCCCTACATTTGAGGACTCTGAAGACAGCCCAACATACACTCCACCAAGGAGAGATAGTAGTGATGAGAGTGAAGACGAACCAGCAAATAGGCGTGGTCATGATAGTGATCGTAGTGTTTCTCCTGATGACTGGAAAAGAAAGGATGAgccaccatcccctctctcctctgagGCCAGTGTTGATTCTCTTgacaggaagagcaggaggagatttAAATCAAAAGGTCATAGAAAAAGAGGTAAGAGCTGGGTTGAAGAAGAGCTGAACTCAGACACCAATCAGTCATGGAGATCCCAGGATTCTTCATCTCCTGAGTATTATTCATCAAAGTTGTCAGAAAAGGACTCCAGAAAGGCTGATTCTGCAAAGTATGTGCCAAGTGACACCTCTGGATATTGTGACTTAAGTCGCTCATCCAGTCCAGTGTCTGAACCAGATTTAGCTAAAACCTCAACAGCTGAATCTAgtgaggatgacaatgatgattataagagtgACAAACTGTATGAAAAGCGAGTGGATACATCCGAAGTTATCAGTTTCTCCTTGGATGACATCCCATACCCTCCAGCTGGCTGTCCACCAAGCAAAAATGAGGAGAGTCAAAACAGGGTCCGCAGGGAAAGTGAGAGGTACAGCCCCTCTAACATGTCCATGTCTCCaagcccatcatcatcatcgccgtcacCAAATCAGTCACCAGCTCGCTCACTGTCCTCATCGCCAGCACTTCAGATTCCTTTGCCTCCAACATCTGTCCAGAATATCCCTATCCCACCACTTCCAGGATCTCTTCCAAAGGGCCCTCCTCTGCCACTGCCTGATCTCAAGAAGATTCCCATTCCTCCATCAGGAATACCCCTTCCATCAGTTAAGCCACCTGTACCTCAGGCAAGAACAGTCCCAAGTTCACAGCAGGCAAGCCATGTGCCAGTTGGTCCTCCATTAGTACCCAAAGGGCAGGTACCTTTACCCATTCCACCACCCATGCCACAGAATACTACATCTTCCATGGGATCGGTCCATACGAGGCTTCCTGCCACACAGTCTGTTGCTCCACCATCAAAGTTGCCTTTTACACCTGGGGGACCAACCCTTCTAACTCCAGCACGTGTTCCTATGTCTgtgcctcccccttccattcttcctctctcggtTCCTCCACCTACGCCATTATCAGTTCCTCCACCTACTGGTGTCCTACCACCTTTGCCTTTACCGAAGGAGTCACTGCCAGATAAATCAAAAGTGACATCCAGACCATCATCTCAGGACCAGGCTATACCTCCTGTAGCTTTATTATCTCCCACATCGGTCCCCCTGCCAAGCTCCGCATTAAACCTAGATAATGAATATAGTCAGAAAAAGGCAATTGAGGAAGCCAGTACATTAAAAAGTTCTAAGAATGAATCTGATGACACCACTGGATTGGTTTCAACACAGTGGGTGGAAAAGAATTGTGAGCTAGAGGCAttggaagatgataatagtaaagatatgaGTAAGAATTCTCGTTCTATACCAATTACATTTAGGCTAGGAGGATCAAAGCAAGGCAGTCTTAAACGATTGCAGAAGGGCCCATTATTACCAGAATTCAttcatgaagaggaagaagaaggcctTAGAGGAAAGCTtgttgatgaggaggatgaggatcagTCATCAGAGGTAGCAGAGACAACATCTGATGTATTTGATGCACATAAGGTTATGCCAGCATCATCAAGATCATGGGAACCTTCTAAGGATGAAATGCATGAAGCAAAAAGCTTAAAGGAGGAAAGTCCTCAGAATGTGTCAGTGTCTAAGGGGCGAACGAGGAGATCAAGATCAAGATCTCCACGGAGGATCAGATCTTCGCAGAGGAGCAGGTCGCCACAGAGACGGAGATCACCATCAAGAAGCAGTTCTGTCCAGAGGGATAGATCTCCAATGAGGGGCCACtcaagagagagaagtaaatccCCAAGGATTGGCAGAACACCCTTAAAGAACCGTTCCCCAAGGAGGAGCCGCACTCCTTTACGTAGTAGATCCCCCCAGAGAAGCAAGTCTCCAAAAAGAAGTAGATCTCCAAGAAGATCTAGAGACTCAAGATCACGTAGTTGGTCCCCAAGGAAGCTTGGTAACCGTAGATCtccagacagaaaaagaaaaatgtcaccTGAGTTTAAGAGGCAAAGAACAAGTcctgaaagaaacaagagaatggAGTCATTTAGTCCACGAAGGTCAGTACGTCCGAATAGGGAAGCAAAATCCCCAGTCCGTGTCTTAGGCCCTCGACAGTCAAGGGAAAGACGATCTCCCAAACGATATCGCAGTCCAAGTCCTTCCCCTATAAGAGAAGATAGAATAGGATCACATTTTGCTAGCCCTGACTCAAGACATAGTAGGAGTCCAGAGAAAAGAATACCTACTGTACACCATGGACCAAGAACCCCAGAAAGGTCAGAGAAGATAGAATCTGTTCGGTCGCCTCAGCATGGTTATCAGAGTGATCTTGGACGAGAGAGGACAGCAAAACGAACACTAGAACGATCACAGTCTCCAGAATTGCATGATGAACGTAGAGCATATGCTCAGGGTCGATTAGGCAGACAGGATTATAGAGCCAGCTGCAGTCCAGATTCAAGAAGTCCAGATGGCAGGATTGCACACCATCATAGTCCTGTCCGCAGAAGTCCTTCATGGAGCCCAGTAAGGCAGCACGGCCAGAGCCCCAGTTGGAGAAGTCCTACAAGACAACGGGCTCAGAGTCCAGGTTGGAGAAGTCCCCATTACAGGAGCCCTGAACGTAGGCCTCATTATTCACCTGGAAGAGACCAACACAGTCCTGTTCATCGCTGGAGCCCACATAGGTCTCCAGGAAGATCACCACGAAGGTCCCCTCATCACAGAGGTTCTCCTGGTTCCCCTCTTTGGAGATCCCCTATACGCAGGTCACCAGGAAGTAGGTCACCAATGAGAAGGTCTCCTATTCGTCGATCTTCACCAAGACGTTCTCCTCTGCGCAGGTCTCCCATGAGAAGGTCTCCACTCCGAAGGTCACCTCATAGAAGATCACCTGGATGCAGGTCACCTCTAAGAAGATCACCTCTGCAAAGGTCACCCCTTCGGCGATCACCAAGGAGGTCCCCAAGAAGGTCTCCTCGTAGATCACCACGAAGGTCACCCATTCGGAGGTCCCCCAGACATTCCCCAAGAAGATCACCAAGGAGGTCAATGTCTCCCAGTGTTGACAATGGTGACTATGAACATCATGATAGGGGATGGAATGACTGGGAGTGGTcacgtgacagagagagggagcacaGTCAAGATCGAGAGCATAACCATGATGAGTCAGAGCGCTGGGTCGGCCGCCCCCTGAGTCCAAGGTGCAAACCAGAACCTGAGGTTTACTACAGTCAGCACACCAGGAATATCAGTCGTAATGAGGACACTATTAAAATTGATGCAGACTCCACCATTAGTGACTCTGAACTCACAGGTAGAAGAGAGCAGCTGGGACGAATGACAAGGGAGTCATCTCCTTCAACCTCACCAAGAGACTCTCCGCGACGCCTGTCATTGGATGAACGATTGCAGCAAGAGCATGGCCTTGATGTtgaggaagaaaggcagaaaagattacaacagcaacagcaacaacaacaacctgcaCGTCACCTTTATAATTGGGGATACCAAGCTCATCCAGTGCAG GTTGGAAATATGCTCCAGGTGCTCCCGCAGGACCCGTCAGCTACCCCCACTCCTTCTTCGATGATTGTCCAAACCGGAAATGTCATCCAA GTTGTGCCAGCAGAGAATATGCAGATGTTGGGTGCAGAGATGGTGCCAGGGATCCCAGTGTCCAATGGGGGGATGATGAGCAGTGTGGTGCAGGTAGTGGCTGGAGGTGTGGTGGGGATGTCAGGGTCATCTCCGGCCCCTGTCCCACCCCCTACATCTTCATCTACAACATCCATCTTAGCTTCTCCGGCAGATTCCTCTCCTGCAAAATCCCGGTCGGGCCTTATGTCCTCTGTTTCATCAGCTATCCCCATGCCagtcccttcctccattccctcaccGGTTGCCACACAGGGATCTACCACAGCTACAGTCAATTCACCTGCTGCAGTTGCTTCAGGTGCCCTGTCGGGTCCAGCACCAGCCTTGATGTCTTTGTCCCCCTCAGCTCACACAGCTGGCTTACCTGTCGcccacctcatctccctcatccaaCAG CAGATGTCTGGCATTACTGACACTGTTATAGACCCAGAAGTGGCTGCTGCAGAGAAGGAAAAAGccaagcaagaaagaagagagaggaaggaaaagaggaggcggGAAAGAGAAGCCAGGCGTGAGGCAAGACAGCGCGAGAGGgataggcaaagggagagagatctGGCACAGCAAGAAGAGCTAGAAAAACAACTGTCAGATACTGAGGATGAAGTTCTCATTAGG GAAGCCATGTCAGAAGTACCTGTGATTGGTTCTCCTGTACCCGAGTATGAGGTCCTcggagatgatgacgatgaggaggatgaggatgatgagtcTGGCGAGAGGAAAAAACGGCggctcctccccgtccctctgccACCTGCTGAGAAGGGCATCCTCATGAGCCCAAGTTACAG ATATCGTGTTGATTATCGTCCCAAAGCGGTTAAGTTTGCGGATGGAATCCTGCCTGGGGAAGGGACTTCTCCCTCTGGTGGTGAGGAaatccactccccacctcctcctacagCAAAGGCCACAAAGACTAAGGAAAAGAAACTGCGCAAGAAGCggaaagtcaaagtcaaaattaTAAAACAG tacAACGtgaatgatgacgacaatgactcgcctccaccaccaccacctggctCACCACCACCTCTTGCTGCCATCAAATTGTATCCTGGCTACACCCATTACAGTTACACTGCTCCAGGAACAGCTGTAATCTATACGCAACAGCCACAGCAAGCATATg cCTATACGTCAGGCCAGCAGGGTGCTGTTGCAGTGCCTGGTGGAATGGTCTTACAGTCAGGGACAGGCACTCAGCCACAAGCAGCAATAAGTGGACTAAGTGGAGTCTCCCAAGGAGTATTGCGATATCCAGGCTATGTCTACACCACAGTCTATTCAGCCGGACAGCAGCTACAGTATGTTTTACCGACTCCACTAACATCACAGTCTGCTGTATCAACTCAAAAGATtgcaaaaaaataa